In one Streptomyces venezuelae genomic region, the following are encoded:
- a CDS encoding DUF881 domain-containing protein: protein MCGMPQQPPVRSTPSRPRRPDASMSLLTTVMDHSLDEGYAEAAARKEARGDSGVPRPLRAKLGLAAGLVLAALVVTVGAAQARIEAPVLAKEREELIDRVEEATAGADALEDDVDKLRDDVGERQEAALKEHGGSQGELVGLLSGATEVHGPGVKLVVDDKKEAEQGGGGPRESNGFSDTGRVRDRDMQRVVNGLWQSGAEAISINDQRLTALSAIRAAGDAILVDNRPLVPPYTVLAVGDGKRLSTRFQDSPDGQYLHALQENFGIRTSISVSDELRLPAAPSVTVRTAEPKAGKGTS, encoded by the coding sequence ATGTGCGGCATGCCGCAGCAGCCCCCCGTTCGGAGCACCCCCTCGCGCCCCCGGCGCCCGGACGCCTCCATGTCGCTGCTCACCACCGTCATGGACCACAGTCTGGACGAGGGATACGCGGAGGCGGCGGCCCGCAAGGAGGCCAGAGGGGACAGTGGTGTCCCGCGCCCGCTGCGGGCCAAACTCGGGCTCGCGGCCGGTCTGGTGCTGGCGGCCCTGGTGGTCACCGTGGGTGCCGCGCAGGCGCGCATAGAGGCACCTGTGTTGGCCAAGGAGCGCGAGGAGCTCATCGACCGGGTCGAAGAGGCGACGGCGGGTGCCGACGCGCTCGAGGACGACGTGGACAAACTCCGCGACGACGTCGGAGAGCGTCAGGAAGCGGCGCTGAAGGAGCACGGCGGCAGCCAGGGGGAGTTGGTGGGGCTCCTCTCCGGCGCCACGGAAGTCCACGGACCCGGCGTGAAGCTTGTCGTGGACGACAAGAAGGAAGCCGAACAGGGCGGTGGCGGACCGCGCGAAAGCAACGGGTTCTCGGACACGGGGCGTGTGCGTGACCGGGACATGCAGCGTGTCGTCAACGGTCTGTGGCAGTCCGGCGCCGAAGCGATTTCCATCAACGACCAGCGTCTCACCGCGCTGTCGGCGATCAGGGCCGCGGGTGACGCGATACTGGTCGACAACCGGCCGCTGGTGCCGCCGTATACGGTGCTCGCGGTGGGAGACGGCAAACGCTTGAGCACCCGGTTCCAGGACAGCCCCGACGGTCAGTACCTGCATGCTCTGCAGGAGAACTTCGGCATCCGGACCAGCATCTCCGTGTCGGACGAGCTCCGTCTTCCGGCAGCACCGAGCGTGACCGTACGAACAGCAGAGCCGAAGGCAGGAAAGGGCACATCGTGA
- a CDS encoding DUF881 domain-containing protein: protein MTADESPDYNRRRELPEEVPNPPGTPAPETPGSEPSGAAEHGATKPPGKPQLTGRQRLAQGLWPPRVTRPQLIVALLLFVLGLGLAIQVRSNNDSSALRGARQEDLVRILDELDDRTERLEEEKRRLEEQRTGLENSSDQAEEARKQTVERERQLGILAGTVAAQGPGIQLTIEDTKGAIEADMLLDAIQELRAAGAEAIQINDVRVVADTYLSDAGGGGVRVDGRKVGEPYLFKVIGKPQDLEPALNIPGGVVQTLEKEQATVTVERSEKIVVDALRPAKRPDYARSSSQ from the coding sequence ATGACCGCCGACGAGAGCCCCGACTACAACCGGCGCAGGGAACTCCCCGAGGAGGTCCCGAACCCGCCGGGCACGCCCGCGCCCGAGACGCCCGGCTCCGAGCCGTCTGGAGCCGCTGAGCACGGCGCCACGAAGCCGCCGGGGAAACCGCAGCTCACCGGCCGTCAGCGGCTGGCTCAGGGCCTGTGGCCGCCCCGCGTGACCCGGCCCCAACTCATCGTCGCCCTGCTGCTGTTCGTGCTCGGCCTCGGCCTGGCCATCCAGGTGCGGTCCAACAACGACAGCAGCGCCCTGCGCGGCGCACGGCAAGAAGATCTCGTACGCATCCTCGATGAACTGGATGACCGAACTGAGCGTCTGGAAGAGGAGAAGCGGCGCCTCGAGGAGCAGCGGACCGGTCTGGAGAACAGCTCGGACCAAGCCGAAGAGGCCCGCAAGCAGACGGTCGAGCGGGAACGGCAACTGGGCATCCTGGCAGGCACGGTGGCGGCCCAGGGACCCGGCATCCAGCTGACCATCGAGGACACGAAGGGGGCGATCGAGGCGGACATGCTGCTCGACGCCATTCAGGAGCTGCGCGCCGCGGGCGCGGAGGCGATCCAGATCAACGACGTGCGTGTCGTCGCCGACACGTATCTGTCGGACGCCGGCGGTGGTGGCGTCCGTGTGGACGGCCGCAAGGTCGGCGAGCCGTACCTCTTCAAGGTGATCGGCAAGCCGCAGGATCTGGAACCTGCGCTGAACATCCCGGGAGGCGTGGTGCAGACTCTGGAGAAGGAGCAGGCCACGGTCACCGTGGAACGCTCGGAGAAGATCGTTGTGGACGCCTTGCGACCTGCGAAGCGGCCTGACTACGCTCGGTCGTCCTCCCAGTGA
- a CDS encoding small basic family protein, translating into MIAVLGLVVGVVAGLLVRPEVPAVVEPYLPIAVVAALDAVFGGLRAMLDGIFDDKVFVVSFLSNVVVAALIVFLGDKLGVGAQLSTGVVVVLGIRIFSNAAAIRRHVFRA; encoded by the coding sequence GTGATCGCCGTACTGGGCCTCGTCGTGGGAGTCGTGGCCGGATTGTTGGTTCGGCCCGAGGTTCCGGCGGTGGTCGAGCCGTACCTGCCGATCGCCGTGGTCGCGGCTCTCGACGCCGTGTTCGGAGGGCTGCGGGCCATGCTCGACGGCATCTTCGACGACAAGGTGTTCGTGGTGTCGTTCCTGTCGAACGTCGTGGTGGCCGCGCTCATCGTGTTCCTGGGCGACAAGCTGGGCGTGGGCGCCCAGCTCTCCACCGGTGTGGTGGTCGTCCTCGGCATCCGGATCTTCTCCAACGCCGCGGCGATCCGCCGGCACGTCTTCAGGGCGTGA
- a CDS encoding MerR family transcriptional regulator — protein sequence MLQTPRGGAGNGTAAADRRLMSIGTVLNELRDEFPEVTISKIRFLEAEGLIEPQRTPSGYRKFSPEDVERLGHVLRMQRDHYLPLKVIREHLEALERGERPPLPSLGRQREDGDGPGQDEAEGPTAARVGRDELLAAAEIDEGQLHEWESYGLVAPLPDGGYDAEAVTVASLVVELGRFGIEPRHLRAMKAAAEREAGLVDAVVAPLRRHRNPQTRAHAEARTKELAGLTGRLHSALVQTALGVRLP from the coding sequence ATGCTTCAAACACCGAGGGGCGGTGCCGGGAACGGCACCGCCGCCGCGGACCGTCGGCTGATGAGCATCGGTACCGTGCTGAACGAACTGCGTGACGAATTCCCCGAGGTCACGATCTCGAAGATCCGGTTCCTCGAGGCCGAGGGGCTCATCGAGCCGCAGCGCACGCCGTCGGGGTACCGGAAGTTCAGCCCGGAGGACGTCGAACGGCTCGGTCACGTCCTGCGGATGCAGCGGGACCACTATCTGCCCCTCAAGGTCATCCGTGAGCACCTCGAGGCGCTGGAGCGCGGCGAGAGGCCTCCGCTGCCGTCCCTGGGGCGTCAGCGGGAGGACGGTGACGGACCGGGCCAAGACGAGGCCGAGGGGCCGACGGCGGCCCGCGTGGGCCGTGACGAGCTCCTGGCCGCGGCCGAGATCGACGAGGGGCAGCTCCACGAGTGGGAGTCGTACGGCCTGGTCGCGCCCTTGCCGGACGGCGGGTACGACGCGGAGGCCGTCACGGTCGCCTCCCTCGTGGTCGAGCTGGGGCGATTCGGTATCGAGCCCCGTCATCTGCGGGCCATGAAGGCCGCCGCCGAGCGCGAGGCAGGCCTCGTCGACGCAGTGGTCGCGCCGTTGCGCCGGCACCGCAATCCGCAGACCAGGGCCCATGCCGAGGCCCGTACCAAAGAGCTGGCGGGTCTCACGGGAAGGCTGCACTCGGCGCTCGTGCAGACCGCGCTCGGCGTCAGATTGCCCTGA
- a CDS encoding FHA domain-containing protein: MFGGHGRCEDVWLTDECRCVQSGFVLPHGRVCFGQGESPVKLFAKLFGKSAREDSGNPATARHRAPRHGDGEEQGAGRPMFRDQVAGPGGDNSGGQGASSVDPAGPGRIGFGEPSTSSTGGGFAPGPYGSNAPAGQPRQEDPSMALVCTRCGNRNAEASRFCSNCGAPLRAGATPERASETTSTISISGLEAYDAEATGQNPSPALSPEAQAAVDALPLGSALLVVRRGPNSGSRFLLDGELTTAGRHPQSDIFLDDVTVSRRHVEFRRVQDGSFTVADVGSLNGTYVNRERIDSVSLSNGDEVQIGKYRLVFYASQRAVGL, translated from the coding sequence CTGTTTGGTGGTCACGGACGTTGTGAGGATGTCTGGCTCACCGACGAATGCCGGTGTGTGCAATCAGGGTTCGTCCTGCCCCACGGGCGGGTCTGTTTCGGTCAAGGGGAATCGCCCGTGAAGTTGTTTGCGAAGTTGTTCGGCAAGAGCGCACGTGAGGACAGCGGCAATCCGGCCACTGCCCGGCACCGTGCCCCGCGCCACGGAGATGGTGAGGAGCAGGGCGCAGGGCGCCCGATGTTCCGCGATCAGGTCGCTGGTCCAGGTGGTGACAATTCGGGCGGACAGGGCGCGTCGTCTGTTGACCCTGCCGGTCCCGGCCGCATAGGTTTCGGGGAACCTTCAACCTCAAGTACGGGTGGAGGGTTCGCCCCCGGCCCGTACGGATCCAATGCCCCCGCGGGGCAGCCACGGCAGGAGGACCCGTCCATGGCTCTGGTGTGTACGAGGTGCGGGAACCGCAACGCCGAGGCGAGCCGGTTCTGCTCCAACTGCGGTGCGCCGCTGCGGGCCGGAGCCACTCCGGAGCGTGCGTCCGAGACCACCTCGACGATCTCCATCTCGGGCCTGGAGGCCTACGACGCCGAGGCGACGGGCCAGAATCCGTCTCCCGCGCTCTCTCCGGAGGCGCAGGCGGCCGTCGACGCCCTGCCGCTCGGCTCGGCGCTCCTCGTGGTGCGCCGCGGTCCGAACTCGGGCAGCCGCTTCCTGCTCGACGGCGAGCTGACCACGGCCGGCCGCCACCCGCAGAGCGACATCTTCCTCGACGACGTGACCGTGTCGCGTCGCCACGTGGAGTTCCGTCGGGTCCAGGACGGTTCCTTCACGGTCGCGGACGTGGGCAGCCTCAACGGCACGTACGTCAACCGGGAGCGGATCGACTCGGTCTCGCTCTCGAACGGCGACGAGGTGCAGATCGGCAAGTACCGACTGGTCTTCTACGCGAGCCAGCGGGCCGTCGGCCTCTGA
- a CDS encoding bifunctional nuclease family protein produces the protein MNELDVVGVRVEMPSNQPIVLLREVGGDRYLPIWIGPGEATAIAFAQQGMAPARPLTHDLFKDVLEAVGQELSEVRITDLREGVFYAELVFASGVEVSARPSDAIALALRTGTPIFGSDGVLDDAGIAIPDEQEDEVEKFREFLDQISPEDFGTNSQ, from the coding sequence GTGAACGAGCTCGACGTCGTAGGTGTCCGGGTCGAAATGCCCTCCAACCAGCCGATCGTGCTCCTGCGTGAAGTGGGAGGCGACCGGTACCTCCCCATCTGGATCGGACCAGGTGAGGCAACCGCCATCGCCTTCGCGCAGCAGGGCATGGCACCCGCACGGCCGCTGACCCACGACCTTTTCAAGGACGTGCTGGAGGCGGTCGGCCAGGAGCTCTCGGAAGTGCGCATCACCGACCTGCGGGAAGGCGTCTTCTATGCGGAGCTGGTCTTCGCCAGCGGTGTCGAGGTGAGCGCGCGTCCTTCCGATGCCATAGCGCTTGCGCTGCGGACCGGGACGCCGATCTTCGGGAGCGACGGCGTGCTGGACGACGCCGGTATCGCCATCCCTGACGAGCAGGAGGACGAGGTGGAGAAGTTCCGCGAGTTCCTCGACCAGATCTCGCCCGAGGACTTCGGCACCAACAGCCAGTGA